One window of the Mycobacterium haemophilum DSM 44634 genome contains the following:
- a CDS encoding cytochrome P450 — protein MAEATNDPIRLPAGPKLPMPIQGWGLAFARNRARSWVTKRYGSTYCLNLPFYGHSLVVSEPSLLKELFVSASDLVSRPAIVGRVLGPGSLFSLTGAEHRRRRKLLVPPFHGKRMETYSAIVEEEFMSEARTWPEGIEFESLSAMARITGNVFLRAVFGASGAVFDDLRYLAPRTLPLAGRLLAAPEWLRRDLGPWSPWAKVQAARKLFDDLVAQLIAEARADPNPEARTDILALMLQARYDDGSPITDAHISDELLTLLVAGLETTATTLTWTVERLRRSPDVLAQLVDEVDNGGTALTQATIWEVQRYRPALSFVARRAETRMRLGQWVVPEGHCVIADIWAAHHASDSFEEPERFDPSRFADGPPESYAWVPFGGGMHRCIGAAFANMQMTTVVRTLLREFELSGTDAPAEPVHFRGVANAPGRGGRVVVRRRSAGSHGRYASGDATLRSVNDAS, from the coding sequence ATGGCGGAAGCCACGAACGATCCGATTCGGTTGCCTGCGGGGCCGAAGCTGCCGATGCCGATTCAGGGGTGGGGATTAGCTTTCGCGAGGAATCGTGCCCGATCATGGGTGACCAAGCGGTATGGATCAACGTACTGCCTCAATCTACCGTTTTACGGCCATTCGCTTGTCGTCAGCGAGCCATCGCTGTTGAAAGAACTCTTCGTATCTGCCAGCGATCTCGTCAGTCGGCCCGCGATCGTTGGCCGTGTACTGGGACCGGGCTCGCTATTTAGTTTGACCGGTGCCGAGCACCGCAGGCGTCGCAAACTGCTGGTGCCACCGTTTCATGGCAAGCGTATGGAGACTTACTCGGCGATCGTCGAGGAAGAGTTCATGAGCGAGGCTCGAACATGGCCCGAGGGAATCGAATTCGAATCCCTGTCCGCAATGGCGAGGATTACCGGCAACGTCTTCCTGCGCGCGGTCTTTGGAGCGAGCGGTGCAGTCTTTGATGATCTCCGTTACCTGGCGCCGCGGACGCTTCCACTTGCTGGTCGTCTGCTGGCCGCTCCGGAATGGTTGCGGCGCGATCTTGGTCCCTGGAGTCCATGGGCCAAAGTGCAAGCGGCCCGAAAACTTTTTGACGACCTGGTCGCGCAGCTGATCGCTGAAGCTCGTGCAGACCCGAACCCTGAGGCGCGCACCGATATCCTGGCGCTGATGCTGCAGGCTCGTTATGACGATGGTTCACCGATCACTGACGCTCATATCAGCGATGAACTGCTGACGCTGCTAGTGGCCGGACTCGAAACGACTGCCACAACCCTGACATGGACTGTCGAGCGGTTGCGTCGCAGCCCGGATGTCTTGGCGCAACTTGTCGATGAGGTCGATAACGGCGGAACCGCGCTGACTCAGGCGACGATCTGGGAGGTGCAGCGTTACCGGCCTGCACTCTCTTTCGTCGCTCGACGAGCGGAAACGCGGATGCGCCTGGGGCAGTGGGTAGTTCCGGAGGGACATTGCGTCATCGCCGATATCTGGGCTGCCCACCATGCGTCGGACAGCTTCGAGGAGCCAGAACGGTTTGATCCCAGCCGATTCGCGGATGGACCGCCAGAGAGTTACGCGTGGGTACCATTCGGCGGCGGCATGCATCGTTGCATTGGCGCTGCCTTTGCAAACATGCAGATGACAACCGTGGTGAGAACGCTATTGCGCGAATTCGAGCTGTCTGGAACCGATGCTCCGGCAGAGCCGGTTCATTTTCGGGGTGTCGCCAACGCGCCGGGTCGTGGCGGGCGCGTAGTGGTCCGCCGCCGTTCAGCGGGCTCGCACGGCAGGTATGCGTCCGGGGATGCGACGCTCCGGAGCGTGAACGATGCGTCATAG
- a CDS encoding DUF3419 family protein, with product MPRHDWLAQARHLPLAFAQVREDPWQDVWLALRQHQARGAALRIALTASGGCTAATLAACAGVGSLHLVDANPAQLALTRLKLYLLQTVSSAERMRLLGHTPMPVAERHVALESVFAAVNLEPDVFGPMQDVATRGPDFSGRYEWLFAALRQDLAQWRDELDAVLALRNPVEQARLVAPDTALGEALDRAYDAAFDLDVLVQLFGEGATANRVEPFARHFARRTRHVLATLPAADNPYLWQLLAGRYPGVTVPWLAQEAPVLRLPEITVAQNPMDEALAAVPPGQFDIIHVSNILDWLTPTQARVTLERVWQALRPGGIVVVRQLNSTLDVHGCGPEFRWDPVADELHSRDRSFFYRALHIGAKP from the coding sequence GTGCCACGGCATGACTGGTTAGCGCAGGCGCGCCACTTGCCGTTGGCCTTTGCTCAGGTCCGTGAGGACCCCTGGCAAGACGTGTGGCTTGCGTTGCGGCAGCACCAGGCGCGGGGCGCAGCGTTGCGGATCGCATTGACGGCCTCCGGCGGGTGTACCGCTGCGACATTGGCGGCGTGTGCGGGTGTCGGTTCGCTGCATCTCGTCGATGCTAATCCCGCGCAGCTGGCGTTGACCCGGCTCAAGCTGTACCTGCTGCAGACGGTCAGTAGCGCAGAACGAATGCGGTTGCTGGGACACACGCCGATGCCGGTGGCGGAGCGTCACGTTGCCTTGGAGTCGGTGTTTGCGGCAGTAAACCTCGAGCCCGATGTCTTTGGTCCGATGCAGGACGTTGCCACCCGGGGCCCGGATTTCTCCGGTCGTTACGAGTGGCTATTCGCCGCCTTACGTCAAGATTTGGCGCAGTGGCGAGACGAATTGGACGCCGTGCTGGCGCTACGGAATCCGGTTGAGCAGGCACGGCTGGTTGCTCCGGACACAGCCCTCGGTGAGGCGTTGGACCGTGCCTACGATGCGGCGTTCGACCTGGATGTCCTGGTGCAGTTATTTGGTGAGGGAGCGACGGCCAACCGGGTCGAGCCGTTCGCCCGGCACTTCGCCCGCCGGACCCGCCATGTTCTGGCAACCCTGCCTGCAGCCGACAATCCCTACCTGTGGCAGCTGCTGGCGGGCCGCTACCCCGGTGTCACGGTGCCGTGGCTGGCCCAGGAGGCACCGGTACTGCGGTTGCCGGAGATCACCGTCGCGCAGAACCCGATGGATGAGGCACTTGCAGCCGTTCCGCCCGGCCAGTTTGATATTATACACGTGTCGAATATTCTCGACTGGCTAACTCCTACGCAGGCTCGGGTGACGTTGGAACGTGTCTGGCAGGCCTTACGGCCGGGCGGCATCGTGGTGGTGCGCCAGCTGAACTCGACGTTAGATGTGCACGGCTGCGGCCCTGAGTTCCGGTGGGACCCAGTGGCCGACGAGCTGCACAGCCGGGACCGCAGCTTCTTTTACCGGGCTTTGCACATCGGTGCGAAGCCCTGA
- a CDS encoding RND family transporter has protein sequence MTVDYANDSDTRAHAERPLIARMIHAFAVPIIVGWLAICVVLTIFVPSLEAVEQARSVSLSPQEAPSYTAIRRIGQVFHEGNSDSSAMIVLEDDQPLGDAAHKYYDVLIRKLRADTKHVQNVQDFWADPLTAAGAQSNDGKAVSVQLRLAGNRGEPLANESVEAVRKIVAETPAPPGLKTYVTGASPLIVDMQRSGEKSMFRITVASVVVIFVMLLLVYRSTVTVIALLFTVGVELTVARAVAALLAHSGVVGLTTFVVSLITSLTIAAGTDYGIFLFGRYQEARQAGEDKEAAFYAMYRGTAHIIVGTGLTIAGATLCLEFARMPSFKSLAIPTAVGMLITLAVALTLGPAMLVVGSRFGLFDSKRLLKVRGWRRVGTVVVRWPLPVLIVTMTIAFVGLLALPGFRINYNDRAYLPSSAPANEGFAAADRHFSPARMKPEILMIEADRDMRNPSDFLILDKLAKGIFRVPGISRVQAATRPNGTAMDHASIPFQISMRNAGQVQILHYQRDRMNDLLKQADEMARTAALMRQMNALMSRLADNSHRLAGDTVEMQQIANEVRDNIADFDDFWRPIRSYFYWERHCFDIPICWSFRSILDALDGLDQIDEKLNSFVADIKEFDAVMPQMVTTFPPMVDAMESMRTMILTMHSTMSGIMDQMDEMSDNTNAMGKAFDAAKNDDSFYLPPEVFKSADFQRVMNSFLSPDGHAARFIILHRGDPQTAEGIASIDAIKTAAEESLKGTPLEDAKIYVTGTGAAVKDIAEGANWDLVIAGIAAFCFIFIIMLILTRAFVAAAVIVGTVAVSLGASLGLSVLVWQHIIGMDLHYMVLTMSVIALLAVGSDYNLLLVSRFKQEIGAGLNTGIIRSMGSTGKVVTNAGLVFAFTMAAMVVSDLRVIGQVGTTIGLGLIFDTMIVRSFMTPAIAALLGRWFWWPLRVRSRPLSH, from the coding sequence ATGACGGTCGACTACGCGAACGACTCCGATACCCGCGCCCACGCGGAAAGACCGTTAATCGCGCGGATGATCCATGCGTTTGCGGTGCCCATCATTGTGGGCTGGTTGGCTATTTGCGTCGTCCTCACCATCTTCGTGCCATCGCTGGAAGCGGTCGAGCAAGCGCGTTCGGTGTCACTGAGTCCTCAGGAAGCGCCGTCGTATACGGCGATCAGGCGCATTGGCCAGGTGTTCCACGAAGGGAACTCCGACAGTTCAGCGATGATCGTGTTGGAGGACGACCAGCCGCTCGGTGACGCGGCTCATAAGTACTACGACGTGCTAATACGGAAGTTGAGAGCTGATACCAAGCACGTTCAGAACGTGCAAGACTTCTGGGCCGATCCTCTCACGGCGGCGGGCGCGCAAAGCAACGATGGTAAAGCCGTGTCTGTCCAATTGCGTCTGGCGGGTAATCGAGGTGAGCCGCTGGCCAATGAATCCGTGGAAGCCGTCCGCAAGATCGTCGCGGAGACGCCCGCTCCGCCGGGGCTCAAGACTTATGTCACGGGGGCGTCGCCGCTCATTGTGGATATGCAGCGTAGTGGTGAAAAATCCATGTTCAGGATCACCGTGGCTTCGGTGGTTGTGATTTTTGTTATGTTGCTCCTTGTCTATCGTTCGACCGTTACCGTCATTGCGTTGCTGTTCACGGTCGGGGTTGAATTGACTGTGGCACGCGCAGTTGCCGCTCTTCTCGCGCATAGCGGTGTCGTTGGTCTTACCACCTTTGTGGTCAGTCTGATTACGTCGCTGACAATTGCGGCCGGCACGGATTACGGGATTTTCCTCTTCGGGCGGTATCAGGAGGCGCGCCAGGCTGGCGAAGACAAAGAGGCCGCCTTTTATGCCATGTACCGCGGAACCGCCCATATCATTGTGGGCACTGGCTTGACCATTGCCGGCGCGACCTTGTGCCTCGAATTCGCCCGGATGCCCTCCTTTAAGAGCCTGGCGATTCCCACCGCGGTGGGGATGCTGATTACCTTGGCGGTCGCGTTGACGCTGGGGCCGGCAATGCTGGTCGTCGGCAGCCGTTTTGGCCTGTTCGACTCCAAGCGGCTGCTCAAAGTTCGTGGTTGGCGCCGTGTCGGCACTGTGGTAGTTCGCTGGCCCCTGCCCGTGCTGATCGTCACGATGACGATCGCTTTCGTCGGCTTGCTGGCGCTGCCCGGATTTCGAATCAACTACAACGACAGGGCATATTTACCGTCCTCTGCCCCGGCAAATGAAGGATTCGCCGCCGCGGATCGCCACTTCTCCCCAGCCCGGATGAAGCCGGAGATTTTAATGATCGAAGCGGATCGCGATATGCGAAATCCGTCAGATTTTCTGATCCTGGACAAACTGGCTAAAGGAATATTCCGTGTTCCGGGAATCTCGCGGGTGCAGGCCGCCACCCGACCCAACGGAACGGCAATGGACCACGCATCAATACCGTTTCAGATCAGCATGCGAAACGCCGGTCAGGTACAGATTTTGCATTACCAACGCGACCGGATGAACGACCTGCTGAAGCAAGCCGACGAGATGGCCAGAACAGCGGCGCTTATGCGGCAGATGAATGCATTGATGTCACGGCTTGCGGACAATAGTCACCGCCTAGCTGGTGATACCGTAGAGATGCAGCAAATCGCCAACGAGGTACGCGATAACATCGCGGATTTTGACGATTTCTGGCGACCAATTCGCAGCTATTTCTATTGGGAAAGACACTGCTTCGATATTCCAATCTGCTGGTCATTTCGATCGATCCTTGACGCATTGGACGGCCTGGACCAGATCGACGAAAAGCTGAACAGTTTCGTGGCGGACATCAAAGAATTTGACGCGGTGATGCCCCAGATGGTTACGACGTTCCCGCCGATGGTCGACGCCATGGAAAGTATGCGAACCATGATACTGACCATGCACAGCACCATGTCCGGGATTATGGATCAAATGGACGAGATGAGCGACAACACGAACGCCATGGGAAAGGCTTTCGACGCCGCCAAGAATGATGACTCATTTTACCTTCCGCCGGAGGTCTTCAAAAGCGCCGATTTCCAGCGCGTTATGAACTCATTCCTATCGCCCGACGGACACGCGGCCCGCTTCATTATTTTGCACCGGGGAGATCCGCAAACGGCGGAGGGCATCGCCAGCATCGATGCGATAAAGACGGCGGCAGAGGAGTCACTCAAAGGAACGCCTTTGGAGGACGCCAAGATCTACGTGACCGGCACGGGAGCCGCCGTCAAAGACATCGCCGAGGGCGCCAACTGGGATCTCGTGATAGCAGGGATTGCTGCGTTCTGCTTCATTTTCATCATCATGCTGATCCTCACCCGCGCCTTTGTCGCCGCCGCGGTGATTGTCGGCACGGTGGCCGTGTCACTGGGTGCTTCCCTCGGGCTGTCGGTGCTGGTTTGGCAGCATATTATCGGTATGGATTTGCATTATATGGTGCTGACGATGTCGGTCATCGCCCTTTTAGCAGTGGGATCTGACTACAATCTATTGTTGGTTTCACGGTTCAAACAGGAAATTGGCGCCGGGCTGAACACCGGGATTATCCGTTCGATGGGCAGTACCGGAAAGGTTGTGACGAACGCGGGCCTGGTATTCGCCTTTACCATGGCGGCCATGGTCGTCAGCGATCTGCGGGTTATCGGACAGGTCGGCACCACGATCGGTCTCGGTCTGATCTTTGACACGATGATCGTTCGCTCGTTTATGACCCCGGCCATAGCCGCGCTGCTCGGACGATGGTTTTGGTGGCCGCTGAGAGTGCGCAGCCGGCCTCTGTCGCATTAG
- a CDS encoding DUF501 domain-containing protein: MVDRADLEAVARQLGREPRGVLEIAYRCPNGEPGVVKTAPKLADGTPFPTLYYLTHPALTAAASRLESTGLMREMTERLSQDPELAAAYRRAHESYLAERDAIESLGTTFSAGGMPDRVKCLHVLIAHSLAKGPGLNPLGDEALALLAADPATAATLVAGQWKERDR, translated from the coding sequence GTGGTTGACCGTGCCGACCTGGAAGCCGTGGCCCGGCAACTGGGTCGCGAGCCGCGTGGGGTCCTCGAGATCGCCTACCGTTGCCCCAACGGTGAACCCGGTGTCGTGAAAACCGCGCCGAAACTTGCTGACGGCACCCCGTTTCCGACGTTGTACTACCTGACGCATCCGGCGCTCACTGCCGCAGCGAGCCGGCTGGAATCGACCGGACTGATGCGTGAGATGACCGAGCGACTGAGCCAGGATCCCGAGCTGGCTGCCGCGTACCGGCGAGCGCACGAGTCGTATCTAGCCGAGCGGGACGCAATCGAGTCGCTGGGGACCACGTTCTCTGCTGGAGGCATGCCCGACCGGGTCAAGTGTCTGCACGTGCTGATCGCCCACTCGCTGGCCAAGGGGCCCGGGTTGAACCCGCTTGGCGACGAGGCGCTCGCGTTGCTGGCCGCCGATCCGGCGACCGCCGCGACCTTAGTAGCCGGCCAATGGAAGGAACGTGACCGGTGA
- a CDS encoding TenA family transcriptional regulator gives MTTTGYLTQAPQVTAKAEQLLADVKIMANPYLTTLVDGSMTLEHFRASQEQFGFAVTYFARPMASLISRMELPGQRLGILSNILEEHGELKPHAFHHHTFRQFLASIGSDDAERLDALTPSPQVHAFNSVLTSACTMEDLAVGASCLGIIEHAFAAISATIGSAVVARGWVAEDDLVHYALHAEIDEQHAEDFFIIVEPSYDDPTTHAAIDRGLRLGAYVFNRLYTDLYTLTG, from the coding sequence ATGACCACGACCGGCTATCTCACCCAGGCCCCGCAGGTAACGGCCAAGGCCGAACAGCTTCTTGCCGATGTGAAAATCATGGCTAACCCGTATCTGACCACACTGGTCGACGGCAGCATGACGCTGGAGCACTTCCGCGCCAGCCAGGAGCAGTTCGGCTTCGCCGTCACCTACTTCGCCCGCCCGATGGCCTCGTTGATCTCCCGGATGGAGTTACCCGGCCAGCGCCTCGGCATCTTGAGCAACATCCTCGAGGAGCACGGCGAATTAAAGCCGCACGCTTTCCACCACCACACGTTTCGGCAATTCCTGGCCAGCATCGGCAGCGACGATGCTGAACGTTTGGACGCCCTGACCCCGTCCCCTCAAGTGCATGCGTTCAACAGCGTCCTCACCTCCGCGTGCACGATGGAGGATCTGGCGGTGGGGGCTAGTTGTCTGGGCATCATCGAGCATGCTTTCGCCGCGATCTCGGCCACCATCGGCTCGGCTGTGGTAGCGCGCGGCTGGGTCGCCGAGGATGATCTGGTGCACTACGCACTTCACGCGGAGATCGACGAGCAGCACGCCGAGGACTTCTTCATCATCGTTGAACCCTCCTACGACGACCCCACCACCCACGCAGCTATCGACCGGGGTCTGCGGTTGGGCGCTTACGTCTTCAACCGCCTCTACACCGACCTGTACACCCTCACCGGCTGA
- a CDS encoding GNAT family N-acetyltransferase: protein MTTVHRLEGPPSADLARALEIFEEQFSYPLGPGRSFRISHGDDYTRFYRAMAEVAIVFVAERDGRVMGTVAAALRPLRTPDGREQHSAYIGDLKILPAEQGGRTIFRLGVAFLREARKHKNGEGAFGVVMDGTAKSPSDYSGRLGFPTGEEIGHITVLNIPTSRTAHATAEHTAHQVSPAAAVESYWRWTQGHYAVRAGDPTLRSELTPTTLMLPDGSACGLLEDTRHAKRLLTEDGELRSAHLSDFAYRDPACGAALLHAALPVAAKYGNPALFVAIPASDTDAFLAHLGIPETVVAPATIYGSGLAAAARWSVNTAEI from the coding sequence GTGACGACAGTCCACAGGCTCGAGGGCCCGCCGTCGGCTGACTTGGCCCGCGCCCTGGAGATTTTCGAGGAGCAGTTCAGCTACCCGCTGGGGCCGGGTCGCAGCTTCCGAATTTCGCATGGCGACGACTACACGCGGTTCTACCGCGCAATGGCCGAGGTTGCCATCGTGTTCGTGGCGGAGCGTGACGGCCGGGTGATGGGCACCGTTGCTGCCGCGCTGCGCCCGCTGCGGACCCCAGATGGGCGCGAGCAGCACTCCGCCTATATCGGGGACTTGAAGATCCTGCCGGCCGAGCAAGGCGGGCGGACGATTTTCAGGCTCGGCGTCGCTTTTCTTAGAGAAGCGAGAAAGCATAAAAACGGTGAGGGAGCCTTCGGCGTGGTGATGGATGGCACCGCCAAGTCGCCATCGGACTATTCCGGGCGGCTCGGCTTCCCCACCGGCGAAGAGATCGGCCACATCACCGTACTGAACATCCCCACCTCCCGGACCGCCCACGCCACGGCAGAACATACCGCCCACCAGGTATCCCCGGCGGCTGCCGTGGAGTCGTATTGGCGATGGACGCAAGGCCACTACGCTGTGCGGGCGGGCGACCCAACGCTGCGCTCCGAGCTGACCCCGACCACACTGATGCTGCCGGACGGCTCGGCGTGCGGGCTGCTGGAAGACACCCGCCACGCCAAGCGCCTTCTCACCGAGGACGGCGAGTTGCGAAGCGCGCACTTGTCCGACTTCGCCTACCGCGATCCGGCGTGCGGGGCAGCGCTCCTCCACGCTGCGCTGCCAGTGGCGGCCAAGTATGGCAATCCGGCCCTGTTCGTCGCCATTCCGGCATCCGACACCGACGCCTTCCTGGCCCATCTGGGCATCCCGGAAACAGTGGTGGCCCCCGCAACGATCTATGGTTCAGGCCTGGCCGCTGCGGCGCGATGGAGCGTCAACACCGCGGAGATCTGA
- a CDS encoding FtsB family cell division protein, whose protein sequence is MPEAKRPDPKRRSPASRPGKAGDSVRGRRSTKPVAKPSAKPSRTSPASSQAGRNSMRTLTEHVVEPVKQSIIESLERRSDQRLGFTARRAAVLAAVVCVLTLTVAGPVRTYFAQRTEMEQLTATEATLRRQIADLEQQKGKLADPAYIAARARERLGFVMPGDVPFQVQLPSTAAVSSQPGGHAAKPANNDPWYTSLWHTIADAPHLPPAAGPPAPPPAPTPTTSGG, encoded by the coding sequence ATGCCCGAAGCGAAACGGCCAGATCCGAAGCGCCGCTCCCCGGCATCACGCCCGGGGAAAGCCGGTGACTCGGTTCGAGGCCGTCGCTCCACCAAGCCCGTCGCTAAGCCGTCCGCCAAGCCGTCCCGGACCTCACCGGCGTCGTCACAGGCCGGCCGGAACTCGATGCGGACGCTGACTGAGCATGTGGTCGAACCCGTCAAACAGTCGATCATCGAATCCCTGGAACGGCGGTCCGATCAGCGGTTGGGCTTCACCGCGCGGCGCGCGGCGGTGCTGGCTGCCGTTGTTTGCGTGCTGACACTGACCGTTGCCGGGCCGGTACGCACCTACTTCGCGCAGCGCACCGAGATGGAGCAGTTGACGGCAACCGAAGCCACATTGCGCCGCCAAATCGCGGATCTCGAGCAGCAGAAGGGCAAACTCGCTGACCCGGCCTATATTGCGGCGCGGGCCCGTGAGCGTCTCGGCTTTGTGATGCCCGGAGATGTCCCGTTTCAAGTCCAGCTTCCGTCGACGGCCGCCGTGTCCTCGCAGCCAGGGGGCCACGCCGCGAAACCGGCCAACAACGACCCGTGGTACACCTCGCTATGGCATACCATCGCCGACGCGCCGCACCTACCGCCGGCGGCCGGCCCGCCGGCGCCCCCACCCGCTCCGACACCCACGACGTCCGGTGGTTGA
- a CDS encoding Ppx/GppA phosphatase family protein, with product MSRVAAIDCGTNSIRLLIADLQSGSAGGQWRDVHREMRIVRLGQGVDATGEFAPDAIARTRGALADYAALLSAHRVERVRMVATSAARDVANRDVFFAMTADVLGAVIPGSVAEVITGAEEAELSFRGAVGELDSAGAPFVVVDLGGGSTEIVLGGGSAGRGAVASYSADIGCVRLTERCLHSDPPTPEEVAAARQVVRERLDVALQRVPVEHARTWVGLAGTMTTLSALAQNMTTYDAAAIHLSRVCSSDLLAVCDRLIGMTRMQRVALPPMHEGRADVIGGGAIVVQELARELRTRAGIDELTVSEHDILDGIALSIAG from the coding sequence GTGAGCAGGGTCGCCGCGATTGACTGTGGTACCAACTCGATTCGGTTGCTGATCGCCGACTTACAAAGCGGGTCAGCGGGCGGGCAGTGGCGCGATGTGCATCGCGAGATGAGGATCGTGCGGCTGGGACAGGGAGTCGACGCAACGGGTGAGTTTGCGCCGGACGCGATTGCCCGGACCCGGGGCGCACTGGCCGACTATGCCGCGCTGCTCAGTGCTCACCGTGTCGAGCGGGTACGGATGGTTGCCACGTCGGCCGCGCGCGATGTCGCCAATCGTGATGTGTTCTTTGCGATGACAGCCGACGTGCTCGGCGCCGTGATCCCTGGCTCGGTCGCGGAGGTAATCACCGGCGCCGAGGAAGCTGAGCTATCTTTCCGCGGTGCGGTCGGTGAATTAGATAGTGCCGGTGCGCCTTTCGTTGTCGTCGACTTAGGTGGTGGTTCCACCGAGATCGTGCTTGGCGGCGGGTCGGCGGGGCGCGGGGCAGTGGCGAGTTACTCGGCCGACATCGGCTGCGTACGGCTGACCGAACGTTGTTTGCACTCCGACCCGCCGACACCCGAAGAAGTCGCTGCGGCCCGCCAGGTGGTGCGTGAACGGCTCGATGTGGCGTTGCAGCGGGTGCCGGTTGAGCACGCGCGGACCTGGGTTGGGCTGGCCGGGACGATGACCACGCTGTCTGCCCTGGCCCAGAATATGACGACGTACGACGCTGCGGCCATTCATCTTTCGCGGGTTTGCAGCAGTGATCTGCTGGCCGTCTGTGACCGGCTGATCGGTATGACGCGCATGCAGCGCGTCGCGCTGCCGCCGATGCATGAGGGCCGGGCCGATGTGATCGGCGGCGGTGCGATCGTGGTCCAGGAGTTGGCGCGCGAGTTGCGTACCCGGGCGGGTATCGACGAGCTGACCGTCAGCGAACACGACATTCTGGACGGCATCGCGCTCTCGATCGCGGGGTAA
- the eno gene encoding phosphopyruvate hydratase, which yields MPIIEQVGAREILDSRGNPTVEVEVALIDGTFARAAVPSGASTGEHEAVELRDGDGRYGGKGVKKAVHAVLDEIGPAVIGLNADDQRLIDQALLDLDGTPDKSRLGGNAILGVSLAVAKAAADSAELPLFRYIGGPNAHILPVPMMNILNGGAHADTAVDVQEFMVAPIGAPSFVEALRWGAEVYHALKSVLKKKGLSTGLGDEGGFAPDVAGTTAALDLINLAIEAAGFKPGADVALALDAAATEFYTDGTGYNFEGTTRTAEAMTEFYADLLGAYPLVSIEDPLSEDDWDGWAALTASIGERVQIVGDDIFVTNPERLEEGIDRGVANALLVKVNQIGTLTETLDAVALAHHSGYRTMISHRSGETEDTMIADLAVALGSGQIKTGAPARSERVAKYNQLLRIEEALGDAARYAGDLAFPRYAVETR from the coding sequence GTGCCGATTATCGAGCAGGTCGGGGCCCGCGAGATCCTCGATTCCCGTGGCAACCCGACGGTTGAAGTCGAGGTGGCGCTGATTGACGGAACATTCGCCCGCGCGGCGGTGCCTTCGGGCGCATCGACCGGCGAGCATGAGGCCGTCGAGTTACGGGATGGCGACGGTCGTTACGGCGGCAAGGGTGTGAAAAAGGCCGTGCATGCCGTCCTCGACGAGATCGGCCCGGCGGTGATCGGCCTCAACGCCGATGACCAGCGGCTGATCGACCAGGCGCTGCTGGACCTCGACGGCACCCCCGATAAGTCCCGGCTGGGCGGCAACGCGATCCTGGGCGTCTCGCTGGCCGTCGCTAAGGCGGCCGCCGATTCAGCGGAATTGCCGCTGTTCCGCTATATCGGAGGGCCCAACGCGCACATCTTGCCGGTGCCGATGATGAACATCCTCAACGGCGGCGCGCACGCCGACACCGCCGTCGATGTTCAGGAGTTCATGGTGGCGCCGATCGGGGCACCCAGCTTTGTTGAGGCGCTGCGTTGGGGTGCCGAGGTATACCACGCGCTCAAATCGGTGCTGAAGAAAAAGGGGCTAAGCACCGGCCTGGGCGATGAAGGTGGCTTTGCCCCTGACGTGGCCGGCACCACCGCGGCGCTGGACCTGATCAACTTGGCCATCGAGGCGGCGGGTTTCAAGCCGGGGGCCGATGTGGCATTGGCCCTTGATGCGGCGGCCACCGAGTTTTACACGGACGGCACCGGCTACAACTTCGAGGGCACGACCCGCACCGCCGAGGCGATGACTGAGTTTTACGCCGACTTGCTGGGCGCATACCCATTGGTGTCCATCGAAGACCCGTTGTCCGAAGACGATTGGGACGGTTGGGCCGCTCTGACGGCGTCGATCGGGGAGCGGGTGCAGATCGTCGGGGACGACATCTTTGTCACCAACCCTGAGCGACTGGAGGAGGGCATCGATCGCGGTGTGGCAAATGCGTTGCTGGTCAAGGTGAACCAGATCGGCACGTTGACCGAGACGCTCGACGCTGTCGCGTTGGCACATCACAGCGGATATCGCACGATGATCAGCCACCGCAGCGGCGAGACCGAAGACACGATGATCGCCGACCTGGCCGTGGCTCTGGGTAGCGGGCAAATTAAGACGGGAGCGCCCGCCCGCAGTGAGCGCGTCGCCAAATATAACCAGCTGTTGCGGATCGAAGAGGCGCTCGGCGACGCCGCCCGCTATGCCGGCGATCTGGCATTTCCGCGATACGCCGTGGAAACGAGATAA